One segment of Neisseria mucosa DNA contains the following:
- the rtcR gene encoding RNA repair transcriptional activator RtcR: MNTHPKKQVAVSFLGTVLDSGFGQGRWQKWRPNVAMNQRQDFHLDRMELFYAEKYRELADHVKADIQQVSPHTAVNLVPMELTNPWDFSEVYTKLHDWAAGYPFDTEEETYLTHITTGTHVAQICLFLLVESRQIPGVLLQTAPPKNQRRSMEDGNVGSYEIIDLDLARYDVLAERLAAVRDDAVRYLKSGISTQNAAFNRMIAEIEQVALNSPSPILLSGPTGAGKSMLARRIFELKKARHLIKGTFVDVNCATLRGDGAASALFGHKKGAFTGAAEKREGYLKTADGGVLFLDEIGELGLDEQAMLLKAIEEKHFYPVGSDSEVKSDFQLIAGTNRDLRHEIRAGRFREDLFARINIWNYPLPALSDRREDIEPNVEHQLALASQELGRTTRFNKEALAAHLAFAHSNQAPWRGNFRDLAASIMRLATLAPQGRIQVEQVQAEIERLKWLWSEEPFSDGLLHNRSSEKAQGYPDKVDWDTLDLFDKLQLQHVIDECRKHPNMAAAGRALFNISRTERAKVNDSDRLRKYLQRFGLEWGDI; encoded by the coding sequence ATGAATACCCATCCTAAAAAACAAGTCGCTGTCAGCTTTCTCGGTACGGTATTGGACAGTGGTTTCGGTCAAGGGCGTTGGCAGAAATGGCGGCCGAATGTCGCCATGAATCAGCGTCAGGATTTTCATCTTGACCGCATGGAGCTGTTTTATGCGGAGAAATACCGCGAGCTGGCAGATCATGTAAAAGCCGATATTCAACAGGTGTCGCCGCACACAGCCGTCAATCTTGTGCCTATGGAGCTGACAAATCCGTGGGATTTCTCCGAGGTTTATACCAAACTGCACGATTGGGCGGCGGGTTATCCATTTGATACAGAAGAAGAAACCTATCTCACCCACATCACCACAGGTACACACGTTGCCCAAATCTGCCTGTTTTTATTGGTGGAATCTCGTCAAATCCCCGGCGTATTGTTACAAACCGCTCCACCCAAAAATCAAAGACGCAGTATGGAGGACGGCAATGTCGGTAGTTATGAAATCATCGATTTAGACTTAGCCCGTTACGACGTACTGGCCGAACGCCTTGCCGCTGTACGCGACGATGCAGTGCGCTACCTGAAAAGCGGCATTTCTACCCAAAACGCCGCCTTCAACCGCATGATTGCCGAAATTGAACAAGTCGCGCTCAACTCTCCTTCCCCCATTCTGCTCTCCGGCCCGACAGGCGCGGGCAAATCTATGCTGGCACGCAGGATTTTTGAATTGAAAAAAGCGCGCCATCTGATTAAAGGCACATTTGTCGATGTAAACTGCGCCACCCTTCGCGGCGACGGCGCAGCATCTGCCTTGTTCGGCCACAAAAAAGGCGCCTTTACCGGCGCGGCGGAAAAGCGTGAAGGCTACCTAAAAACTGCCGACGGCGGCGTATTGTTTTTAGATGAAATCGGCGAATTAGGCTTGGACGAACAAGCCATGTTGCTCAAAGCCATTGAAGAAAAACACTTTTATCCCGTCGGTAGCGACAGCGAAGTCAAAAGCGACTTCCAGCTCATCGCCGGCACCAACCGCGACCTACGCCACGAAATCCGCGCCGGACGCTTCCGCGAAGACCTGTTCGCCCGTATCAACATTTGGAACTACCCACTGCCCGCACTCTCCGACCGCCGCGAAGACATCGAGCCCAACGTCGAACATCAGCTCGCCCTAGCTTCACAGGAACTCGGCCGAACCACCCGCTTCAACAAAGAAGCCCTGGCCGCCCACCTTGCCTTCGCCCACTCCAACCAAGCCCCATGGCGCGGCAACTTCCGCGACCTAGCCGCCAGCATCATGCGCCTGGCAACACTCGCACCTCAAGGCAGGATACAGGTAGAACAAGTCCAAGCCGAAATCGAACGCCTCAAATGGTTATGGTCGGAAGAACCCTTTTCAGACGGCCTCCTACATAACAGGTCGTCTGAAAAAGCACAAGGCTACCCCGATAAAGTCGATTGGGACACATTGGATTTGTTCGACAAACTGCAACTGCAACACGTTATCGACGAATGCCGCAAACACCCCAATATGGCCGCCGCCGGTCGCGCTTTATTCAATATTTCTCGAACAGAAAGAGCAAAAGTCAATGACAGCGACCGATTGAGGAAATATTTACAGCGATTTGGATTGGAATGGGGAGATATTTAA
- a CDS encoding vWA domain-containing protein, with product MKMANTTLFQSIKNRLTKTDTYNEAGGIAYTLTHKQQLAQLAATGCLNNTYYADAQSQLDQVLKLAENLDAEFVAKTAVYARQKGFMKDMPALLLAVLAQKDVNMLARVFDQVVDNGKMLRNFAQIIRSGSVGRKSFGNRPKKLMQTWLLTATEKQLLNAAVGNAPSLADVVKMVHPKPREVWRAAWFAWLIGKPYDREALPPITRAFEDYKQSREGTLPNVPFQMLTALDLNSGDWAEIARNGSWQQVRQNLNTFLRHEVFAKSKNIKMVAEKLRDETAIARARVLPYQLLTAYQATSNQMPFEIREALQDAMEAAVQNVPAIRGKVVVCPDVSGSMHSSVTGHRGSATSKTRCIDIAALVSAAMLRTNPQAHVIPFEQITVNVKLNPRDSIMTNAEKLANIGGGGTACSAPLAMLNREKADVDLVVIVSDNESWADDNQGWGATTSLMKEWDILKRRCPEAKLVCLDIQPYTKAQARNRQDILNIGGFSDQVFSLIGSFSERGMGTDFWVEEIEKTPLAAVN from the coding sequence ATGAAAATGGCTAATACTACCTTGTTTCAATCTATTAAAAACCGTTTAACTAAAACCGACACTTATAACGAAGCCGGCGGCATCGCCTACACACTGACACACAAACAACAGCTGGCCCAGCTTGCCGCTACCGGATGTCTGAACAATACCTACTATGCGGATGCCCAAAGTCAGCTTGACCAAGTGTTGAAATTGGCAGAAAACCTGGATGCCGAGTTTGTCGCCAAAACCGCCGTGTATGCCCGTCAAAAAGGTTTTATGAAAGATATGCCTGCGCTGTTGCTTGCCGTGTTGGCACAAAAAGACGTGAATATGCTCGCCCGCGTATTCGACCAAGTGGTGGACAACGGTAAAATGTTGCGCAACTTCGCACAAATTATCCGCAGCGGCTCAGTCGGCAGAAAATCCTTCGGCAACCGTCCGAAAAAACTGATGCAGACCTGGCTTTTGACCGCCACTGAAAAACAACTGCTTAACGCCGCCGTCGGCAATGCCCCGTCGCTGGCAGACGTGGTCAAAATGGTGCACCCAAAACCGCGTGAAGTATGGCGTGCCGCATGGTTTGCATGGTTGATCGGCAAACCGTACGACCGCGAAGCATTGCCGCCCATTACCCGCGCTTTTGAAGACTACAAACAAAGCCGAGAAGGCACATTGCCCAATGTTCCCTTCCAAATGCTCACCGCTTTAGACTTGAACAGCGGCGACTGGGCAGAGATTGCCCGCAACGGCTCATGGCAGCAGGTTCGTCAAAACCTGAACACTTTCCTGCGCCACGAAGTGTTTGCCAAAAGTAAAAACATCAAAATGGTGGCAGAAAAACTGCGTGACGAAACCGCCATTGCCCGCGCCCGCGTCCTGCCTTACCAATTGCTGACCGCGTATCAGGCAACATCTAATCAAATGCCGTTTGAAATCCGCGAAGCGCTGCAAGACGCGATGGAAGCCGCCGTACAAAACGTACCGGCCATCCGAGGCAAAGTCGTGGTTTGTCCGGACGTCTCCGGTTCTATGCACAGCTCGGTTACCGGCCATCGCGGCAGCGCAACCAGCAAAACCCGCTGCATCGACATTGCAGCACTCGTATCCGCCGCCATGTTGCGTACCAACCCGCAAGCCCACGTGATTCCGTTTGAACAAATCACGGTAAACGTGAAGCTCAATCCGCGCGACAGTATCATGACCAACGCCGAAAAACTCGCCAATATCGGTGGCGGCGGAACGGCATGCAGCGCACCGCTCGCCATGCTGAACCGCGAAAAAGCCGACGTGGATTTGGTCGTCATCGTATCAGACAACGAAAGTTGGGCGGATGACAACCAAGGATGGGGCGCAACAACCAGCCTGATGAAAGAGTGGGATATTTTGAAAAGACGTTGTCCAGAAGCCAAACTCGTTTGTCTGGATATCCAGCCCTACACCAAGGCTCAAGCACGAAACCGTCAGGATATTTTGAACATCGGCGGCTTCTCCGACCAAGTATTCTCCCTGATTGGTTCCTTTTCCGAACGAGGTATGGGTACAGATTTCTGGGTAGAAGAGATTGAGAAAACGCCGTTGGCAGCTGTGAACTGA
- a CDS encoding RNA ligase, translated as MQKFILIRGHQGSGKSTFAEQKAAEFKAQYPDAEVVRIENDLFITDEYGEYHWSGEAVDKAQKRGNALMTETLRLGRQNPNRNILIINSNTNQKASRCRHLLDQAEKSGFETEVYRLHNFYPNLHGVKEHDVLAAYIKLNQNRVANEIHIEAVQPANAEQLEKIEQMQAVEHKPLVFDEAQQTFVTDHYLQHGSRNFTAKASKHYPELRVLKYARSVFYNNRFDDALLEMRGLIIDAHNRIIVRPFKKVFNYSERIAKGSRYPIRISDERLVDAVVKVNGFLGCCTFVSLSDDHPSKGASFDGKVLYSTTGSLDSAFADMTAAHCAQYETLFRAYPNHTFLFEITDAKDVHIIREELGETLIGCIDVATGRQFSEAELDKIGKQYGVRRPETLKNITFGELKGRLKNVEHEGFMVFDAQNGEMLFKLKSPYYLISKFLGRSNEGNISRKLDKRHVDEEFYPLIDYIHEHQETFNAMSELDKIAFIQAFLKQL; from the coding sequence ATGCAAAAATTTATCTTAATCCGCGGTCATCAAGGTTCGGGAAAATCGACGTTTGCCGAACAAAAAGCCGCTGAATTTAAAGCGCAGTATCCAGATGCGGAAGTGGTCCGTATTGAAAACGATTTGTTCATTACCGATGAATACGGTGAGTATCATTGGTCGGGTGAAGCAGTGGATAAGGCGCAGAAACGCGGTAATGCCTTGATGACTGAAACTTTGAGACTTGGACGCCAAAATCCGAATCGAAATATTCTGATCATTAATTCCAATACCAACCAAAAAGCTTCGCGTTGCCGTCATTTATTGGATCAGGCGGAGAAAAGCGGTTTTGAAACAGAGGTCTATCGACTGCACAATTTCTATCCCAACCTGCATGGCGTGAAAGAGCATGACGTATTGGCGGCGTATATCAAGCTGAACCAAAACCGAGTGGCAAACGAAATCCATATCGAGGCCGTGCAACCGGCAAATGCGGAGCAGTTAGAAAAAATCGAACAGATGCAGGCTGTCGAGCATAAGCCGCTGGTGTTTGATGAAGCGCAGCAAACCTTTGTGACCGATCACTATCTGCAACACGGCAGCCGCAACTTTACCGCCAAAGCATCCAAGCACTATCCTGAATTGCGCGTGTTGAAATACGCCCGCAGCGTGTTCTATAACAACCGCTTTGATGATGCTTTGCTGGAAATGCGCGGTTTGATTATCGACGCGCACAACCGCATCATCGTGCGTCCGTTTAAAAAAGTGTTCAATTATTCGGAACGTATCGCCAAAGGCAGCCGTTATCCGATCCGAATCAGCGACGAGAGATTGGTGGATGCGGTCGTAAAAGTAAACGGCTTCCTCGGCTGCTGCACTTTCGTCTCGCTTTCAGACGACCATCCGTCTAAAGGCGCTTCGTTTGACGGCAAAGTGCTGTATTCGACTACCGGTTCGCTTGATAGCGCGTTTGCAGACATGACCGCCGCACACTGCGCGCAATACGAAACCTTGTTCCGCGCTTATCCGAACCACACTTTTTTGTTTGAAATCACAGACGCGAAAGACGTTCACATCATCCGTGAAGAATTGGGCGAAACCTTAATCGGCTGCATTGACGTGGCGACCGGCCGTCAGTTTAGCGAAGCGGAATTGGACAAAATCGGCAAACAATACGGCGTTCGCCGTCCTGAAACGCTGAAAAACATCACGTTTGGCGAGCTGAAAGGCCGTCTGAAAAATGTGGAACACGAAGGCTTTATGGTATTTGATGCCCAAAACGGCGAAATGCTGTTCAAACTCAAATCACCGTATTACCTGATTTCCAAGTTTTTAGGACGAAGCAACGAGGGCAATATCAGCCGCAAACTGGATAAACGCCATGTTGATGAAGAATTTTACCCTTTGATTGACTATATCCACGAGCATCAGGAAACATTCAATGCCATGTCGGAATTGGATAAAATCGCGTTTATTCAGGCGTTTTTGAAGCAGTTGTAA
- a CDS encoding RpiB/LacA/LacB family sugar-phosphate isomerase has product MRLVIAAPANGAILKDALKAHLQNDTRVSSLVDLSSPEGSYPQLSFAAAEEVAAGRADRALLICGTGVGTAIAANKVRGIRAATAHDLLTVRGSVENYNAQVLCMGQNVIAAPAAWALVDIWLDLRHDTSSSYAHKVGEIEAYERGK; this is encoded by the coding sequence ATGCGTTTGGTTATTGCCGCGCCGGCCAACGGCGCAATATTGAAAGACGCGCTCAAAGCGCATCTGCAAAACGACACGCGCGTCAGCAGCTTGGTCGATTTATCCTCGCCAGAAGGAAGCTATCCGCAACTCTCGTTTGCCGCAGCCGAAGAAGTCGCGGCAGGACGCGCCGACCGTGCGCTGTTGATTTGCGGCACCGGCGTGGGCACGGCAATCGCCGCCAATAAAGTGCGCGGCATTCGGGCGGCGACAGCACATGATTTGCTCACCGTCCGCGGCTCGGTGGAAAACTATAACGCGCAGGTTTTATGTATGGGGCAAAACGTGATTGCCGCGCCGGCCGCTTGGGCATTGGTCGATATTTGGTTGGATTTGCGCCACGACACAAGCAGCAGCTATGCGCATAAAGTCGGAGAAATCGAAGCATACGAGCGCGGAAAATAA
- a CDS encoding metallophosphoesterase, translating into MSKTYFTSDLHFSHKNIAKFCPQFRPFDNVEEMDEFLIRTWNETVTPEDTVYNLGDFSFAQDYKQIERVLSRLNGQHHLIYGNHDHVIRQHADFFRSQTKHDGHPLLSSIRPYLKLKLPEIKNTLVLFHYPIQEWDGCYQGWYHLYGHLHDRMAEIKGRALNVGFDLHGRFLTAEDVDKFLCDLPKISYFGEAGLKANSPEEAAELVSWKLAQLNQV; encoded by the coding sequence ATGAGCAAAACCTACTTCACATCAGATTTACATTTCTCACATAAAAACATCGCCAAATTCTGCCCGCAATTTCGACCGTTTGACAATGTGGAAGAAATGGATGAATTTTTAATCCGGACATGGAATGAAACCGTTACGCCTGAAGATACGGTGTACAACCTGGGCGATTTTTCCTTTGCCCAAGACTACAAGCAGATAGAGCGCGTTTTGTCGCGTTTGAACGGGCAACATCACTTGATTTACGGTAATCATGATCATGTGATTCGGCAGCATGCCGATTTTTTCCGCAGCCAAACCAAGCATGACGGCCATCCGCTGCTGTCGTCCATACGGCCGTATTTGAAACTCAAATTGCCGGAAATTAAGAATACGCTGGTTCTCTTTCACTATCCGATTCAGGAGTGGGACGGCTGCTATCAGGGTTGGTATCACTTGTACGGCCATTTGCATGACAGGATGGCGGAAATCAAAGGACGTGCTTTAAACGTCGGATTCGATTTGCACGGCCGTTTTTTGACGGCAGAAGACGTCGATAAGTTTTTGTGTGATTTGCCTAAAATTTCTTATTTTGGCGAAGCAGGCTTGAAGGCCAACTCGCCGGAAGAAGCGGCAGAGCTGGTGTCTTGGAAACTGGCGCAGTTAAATCAGGTATAA
- the nudB gene encoding dihydroneopterin triphosphate diphosphatase: protein MSGKPLKYPVSALVVLHDGDGNILLIERTAPQGFWQSVTGSMEEGERIEETAWREVWEETGIRLADEQLENWHDSTVYEIYHHWRHRYPKGVFENREHTFSAQIPRDTPIVLQPDEHVAYGWFGAEEAAEKVFSPSNKRAILELVKRLNAKKAV from the coding sequence ATGAGCGGCAAGCCTTTGAAGTATCCCGTTTCCGCTTTGGTCGTCTTGCATGATGGAGACGGCAATATCCTGCTGATTGAACGTACGGCGCCGCAAGGTTTTTGGCAGTCGGTCACCGGCAGCATGGAAGAGGGCGAGCGTATTGAAGAAACCGCATGGCGCGAAGTGTGGGAAGAAACCGGTATCCGCCTTGCAGACGAACAGCTGGAAAACTGGCACGACAGCACCGTTTATGAAATCTATCATCACTGGCGCCATCGCTATCCTAAAGGCGTTTTTGAAAACCGCGAACACACCTTCTCCGCCCAAATTCCTCGCGATACGCCCATTGTTCTGCAACCGGACGAACACGTTGCCTACGGTTGGTTTGGTGCAGAAGAAGCGGCGGAAAAAGTGTTTTCCCCTTCCAATAAACGCGCAATTTTAGAATTGGTCAAAAGGCTGAATGCCAAAAAGGCCGTCTGA
- a CDS encoding inorganic diphosphatase: MADFNKILTPGDVDGGIINVVNEIPAGSNHKIEWNRKLAAFQLDRVEPAIFAKPTNYGFIPQTLDEDGDELDVLLVTEQPLATGIFLEARVIGVMKFVDDGEVDDKIVCVPADDRNNGNAYKTLADLPQQLIKQIEFHFNHYKDLKKAGTTKVESWGDVEEAKQVIKESIERWNKQA; this comes from the coding sequence ATGGCAGACTTCAACAAAATCCTGACCCCGGGCGACGTGGACGGCGGCATCATCAACGTTGTCAACGAGATCCCGGCAGGCAGCAACCACAAAATCGAATGGAACCGCAAACTGGCCGCTTTCCAACTCGACCGCGTTGAACCAGCAATTTTCGCCAAACCGACCAACTACGGCTTCATTCCGCAAACTTTGGACGAAGACGGCGACGAATTGGACGTATTGTTGGTTACCGAGCAGCCTTTAGCAACCGGTATTTTCCTGGAAGCACGCGTTATCGGCGTGATGAAATTCGTTGACGACGGCGAAGTGGACGACAAAATCGTCTGCGTTCCGGCCGACGACCGCAACAACGGCAATGCCTACAAAACTTTGGCCGATTTGCCGCAACAACTGATCAAACAAATCGAGTTCCACTTCAACCACTACAAAGACCTGAAAAAAGCAGGTACCACTAAAGTTGAATCTTGGGGCGATGTGGAAGAAGCGAAACAAGTCATCAAAGAATCTATCGAACGTTGGAACAAACAAGCCTAA
- the cysI gene encoding assimilatory sulfite reductase (NADPH) hemoprotein subunit, whose protein sequence is MTATTTDPRAKLPDTPLSGNEALKERSDYLHGTIKEELKDDFTGGFTADNFQLIRFHGMYEQDNRDIRAERTEQKLEPLKNMMLRCRLPGGIITPKQWLGIDKFAGENTIYGSIRLTNRQTFQYHGILKTDLKQAHQALHKLGLDSIATASDVNRNVLCTSNPVQSTLHQEAYEWAARISMHLLPRTMAYADVWLDGEKVFTTEPTEPRNKEIADDVEPILGKTYLPRKFKTAVVIPPDNDVDIHSNDLGFVAIAENGKLVGFNVLVGGGLSSEHGNTKTYPNISYEFGFVPLEYTLNAAEAVVSTQRDWGNRSDRKAARTRYTLQRVGVDVFKEEVERRMGIKFDPIRPYEFTHRGDHIGWVQGHEGNWHLTLFIENGRLLDYPGRPLKTGVREIAKIHPGDFRLTANQNLVVANVPPELKDTIDKIAKDHGLISKSITIQRENSMACVALPTCPLAMAEAERFLPTFSDKIDEMFAKYGLEDEYIVLRVTGCPNGCGRAMLAEIGLVGKAVGRYNLYAGGNREGTRIPRLFKENITEPEILEIVEGWVADWAQNRLDDEGFGDFAVRTGIVKPVLDAPRDFWA, encoded by the coding sequence ATGACTGCTACCACGACCGACCCGCGCGCTAAGCTGCCTGATACACCGCTTTCCGGCAACGAAGCCTTGAAAGAACGCAGCGATTATCTGCACGGCACCATTAAAGAAGAGTTGAAAGACGACTTTACCGGCGGCTTTACCGCCGACAACTTTCAACTTATCCGCTTCCACGGCATGTACGAACAGGACAACCGCGATATCCGTGCCGAGCGTACCGAACAAAAGCTTGAGCCTTTAAAAAACATGATGTTGCGTTGCCGTTTGCCCGGCGGCATCATTACGCCGAAACAGTGGCTGGGTATCGATAAATTTGCCGGTGAAAATACGATTTACGGCTCCATCCGCCTGACCAACCGCCAAACCTTCCAATACCACGGCATTCTGAAAACCGATTTAAAACAGGCACATCAGGCATTGCACAAACTGGGTCTGGATTCCATTGCCACAGCCAGCGATGTCAACCGTAATGTGTTGTGCACCAGTAATCCTGTACAAAGCACTTTGCACCAAGAAGCCTATGAATGGGCGGCGCGCATCAGTATGCACCTCCTGCCGCGCACCATGGCATATGCCGATGTATGGCTGGACGGTGAAAAAGTGTTCACGACCGAGCCGACCGAGCCGCGCAATAAAGAAATTGCCGACGACGTAGAGCCGATTTTGGGTAAAACCTATCTACCGCGCAAATTCAAAACTGCCGTTGTGATTCCGCCTGATAACGATGTGGACATTCATTCCAACGACTTAGGTTTTGTGGCGATTGCAGAAAACGGCAAGTTGGTGGGTTTCAATGTATTGGTCGGCGGCGGTTTATCCAGCGAACACGGCAATACCAAAACTTATCCCAATATTTCCTATGAATTCGGTTTCGTTCCGCTGGAATACACCCTCAACGCCGCAGAAGCCGTCGTCAGCACTCAGCGCGACTGGGGCAACCGCAGCGACCGCAAAGCAGCGCGTACACGCTATACGCTGCAACGCGTCGGCGTAGATGTGTTCAAAGAAGAAGTCGAAAGGCGCATGGGCATTAAATTTGACCCCATCCGCCCTTACGAATTCACCCACCGCGGCGACCATATCGGCTGGGTACAAGGACATGAAGGCAACTGGCATTTGACTTTGTTTATTGAAAACGGCCGCCTGCTTGATTATCCCGGCAGACCTTTGAAAACCGGCGTACGTGAAATTGCCAAAATCCATCCCGGCGACTTCCGTCTGACGGCCAACCAAAATCTGGTGGTTGCCAATGTACCGCCGGAATTAAAAGATACGATTGATAAAATCGCCAAAGATCATGGCCTTATCAGTAAATCGATTACCATCCAGCGTGAAAACTCCATGGCTTGCGTTGCCTTGCCGACTTGCCCGCTGGCGATGGCGGAGGCCGAACGCTTCCTGCCGACATTCTCCGATAAAATCGACGAAATGTTCGCCAAATACGGCTTGGAAGACGAATACATCGTTTTGCGCGTAACCGGTTGCCCGAATGGTTGCGGTCGCGCCATGCTGGCGGAAATCGGTTTGGTCGGCAAAGCCGTCGGCCGCTACAACCTTTACGCAGGCGGCAACCGAGAAGGCACACGCATCCCGCGCCTGTTTAAAGAAAATATTACCGAACCTGAAATCCTTGAAATTGTCGAAGGCTGGGTGGCCGATTGGGCGCAAAACCGACTCGATGATGAAGGCTTCGGCGATTTTGCCGTCCGCACCGGTATCGTCAAACCCGTATTGGACGCACCTCGCGATTTCTGGGCATAA
- a CDS encoding assimilatory sulfite reductase (NADPH) flavoprotein subunit: protein MSQANPLPAELSAQLSALSPTQLAWLSGYCWAQSQGVSGAAAEPTILQAAVSAVSRRVLVLSASQTGNARSVAESLHAKLQAAGVEARLSSAGDFKSKTLPDEDIVLLVTSTQGEGEPPEEALPLYKFIYGKKKPDLSKLTFAVLGLGDSSYPNFCQAGKDFDAKFAELGAGRLNDLGICDLEFQANADAWVAAVVPKVAELTAQAASPSANTAAHSPATPSSGTAYTKENPYTATLSVRQKITSRTAEKDVEHIEIDLSGSGLHYQAGDALGVWPLNAGDLVQEILDLNQLNGNETVQLSDGRETDIRTALTESADITQNTPAFVQQYAELTNNEALKTIAADKAQLDAYLAATPPVGVFAAYPHPLDAQTLYSLFRPQTPRLYSIASAQDEVGEEVHLTIGIVRFDHHDHTYTGAASGYLGERLEEGSEVRVFVEPNPNFRLPQNGDTPIIMIGAGTGVAPFRSFMQQRAANGDSGKNWLFFGNQRLADDFLYQLEWSDWRKDGLLTRADLAWSRQGEHKVYVQHKIAERAAEVWNWLQQGAHIYVCGDAARMARDVENALIEVIETQGKLSRDEAEDYLNDLREDKRYQRDVY, encoded by the coding sequence ATGAGCCAAGCCAATCCACTGCCTGCCGAACTCTCCGCCCAACTCTCCGCCCTATCCCCCACCCAACTTGCCTGGCTCTCCGGCTATTGCTGGGCACAAAGCCAAGGCGTATCCGGCGCAGCAGCCGAACCGACTATCCTGCAAGCAGCCGTCTCGGCAGTCAGCCGCCGCGTATTAGTCCTTTCCGCCTCCCAAACCGGCAACGCACGCAGCGTTGCCGAATCCTTACACGCCAAACTTCAAGCCGCCGGCGTAGAAGCCCGCCTCAGCAGCGCAGGCGATTTCAAAAGCAAAACCCTGCCCGACGAAGACATCGTCCTTTTGGTTACCTCCACCCAAGGCGAAGGCGAACCGCCCGAAGAAGCCCTACCCCTATACAAATTCATCTACGGCAAAAAGAAACCCGACCTCAGCAAACTCACCTTTGCCGTCTTAGGACTTGGCGACTCCTCCTATCCAAACTTCTGCCAAGCAGGCAAAGACTTTGATGCCAAATTTGCCGAACTGGGCGCAGGCCGTCTGAACGACTTGGGCATTTGCGACTTAGAGTTCCAAGCAAATGCCGACGCATGGGTAGCCGCCGTCGTACCCAAAGTAGCCGAATTGACCGCCCAAGCAGCAAGCCCTAGTGCAAACACCGCAGCACACAGCCCGGCCACCCCAAGCAGCGGCACCGCATACACCAAAGAAAACCCCTACACAGCCACCCTCTCCGTGCGCCAAAAAATCACCTCACGCACCGCAGAAAAAGACGTCGAACACATCGAAATCGACCTCAGCGGCTCAGGTTTGCATTATCAGGCGGGGGACGCACTCGGCGTATGGCCACTAAATGCCGGCGATCTCGTTCAAGAAATCCTCGACCTCAACCAACTGAACGGCAATGAAACCGTCCAACTTTCAGACGGCCGCGAAACCGACATCCGCACCGCCCTGACCGAATCCGCAGACATCACCCAAAACACACCGGCATTCGTCCAACAATACGCCGAATTAACAAACAACGAAGCACTCAAAACCATAGCCGCAGATAAAGCCCAACTGGACGCCTACCTCGCCGCCACACCGCCCGTCGGCGTATTCGCAGCCTATCCGCACCCACTGGACGCACAAACCCTATACAGCCTCTTCCGCCCACAAACCCCGCGCCTTTACTCCATCGCCTCCGCACAAGACGAAGTCGGCGAAGAAGTCCACCTCACCATCGGCATCGTCCGTTTCGACCACCACGACCACACCTACACCGGCGCAGCATCCGGCTACTTGGGCGAACGCCTCGAAGAAGGCAGCGAAGTCCGCGTCTTTGTCGAACCCAACCCCAACTTCCGCCTACCACAAAACGGCGACACCCCCATCATCATGATCGGCGCAGGCACAGGCGTCGCCCCCTTCCGCTCCTTCATGCAACAACGCGCCGCCAATGGCGACAGCGGCAAAAACTGGCTCTTCTTCGGCAACCAACGCCTGGCTGACGACTTCCTCTACCAACTCGAATGGAGCGATTGGCGCAAAGACGGCCTCCTCACCCGCGCCGACCTCGCATGGAGCCGCCAAGGCGAACACAAAGTCTATGTCCAACACAAAATCGCCGAACGCGCCGCCGAAGTTTGGAACTGGCTGCAACAAGGCGCACACATCTACGTCTGCGGCGACGCCGCACGCATGGCGCGCGATGTCGAAAACGCCCTGATCGAAGTCATCGAAACCCAAGGCAAACTCAGCCGCGACGAAGCCGAAGACTACCTCAACGACCTGCGCGAAGACAAACGCTACCAACGCGACGTTTATTGA
- a CDS encoding DMT family transporter — protein MSWFYLILAGILEIGWPLGLKLAQQEGYRWQGIAAALACIVGSGFFLFLAQKNIPMGTAYAVWTGIGAAGAFLVGVAFFNDAANFGRWLGAFLIISGVIVMKLSSH, from the coding sequence ATGAGTTGGTTTTATTTAATCTTAGCCGGAATACTGGAAATCGGCTGGCCCTTGGGGCTGAAATTGGCACAACAAGAAGGCTACCGTTGGCAGGGTATTGCTGCCGCCTTGGCCTGCATTGTCGGCAGCGGATTTTTTCTATTCCTCGCCCAAAAAAACATACCGATGGGGACGGCCTATGCCGTTTGGACAGGCATAGGCGCGGCAGGCGCATTTTTAGTAGGCGTAGCCTTTTTCAACGATGCCGCCAACTTCGGCCGCTGGCTCGGCGCATTCTTAATTATTTCAGGCGTAATCGTCATGAAACTTTCCAGTCATTAA